The Ziziphus jujuba cultivar Dongzao chromosome 3, ASM3175591v1 region ttttattttggccaaaacatgTGAGccgggggaagagagagaaagaggggaggagagagagagagaaagctagagagagaaacccaatcggccaccgccgatttgccattttctggccacccTTTTCGTACACGGGCCACCCTACCTTGAATTCCACTTGAAAActggccggccagccaaaaatcaggCCAACCGACCCAAACGGGCCCGAATCGAGACTTTTTCCGATGGTGGCGCCGatttcttcaaacccagatttctccctatttcgGCCTCTGTTTgtctcaccgccggtcccgttgagtcacctagtccccgatctacctttccaccaaaaatcacgaccagtggccaccggacagGCCGCTGGCGGTGACGGGTTCCAATGACCACGGCGACTTGcagggaaatcgactttccggcgagtttctagttgcaccgcccatcatttcccactaattccgaccctctgaacccaaatctggtgtccactttctcaattcttaacggattgtgagaatcgaaggcctaaaatccgagagctttccggcaagattccgaccacctcgggtccgatttccagaaagtaagaccagattcgcaatcctcatttcacaagcttcgattcagtatattactcgtaaattttggttgtcgtttgtgttcgctccccgggtacccatttgggagttatccgattaaaatattacggtatttggaaaactttgcatgtccataactttcaaaccatatgtccaaatcggacataccgctagtctatgaactcatatcgacgagtacttcacaaccatatatgagtcaaagctcaactttccatgaacaaaaaatcaactctggcaccccttggacagtttggacctcaacttgttttgcccataactttcaatctgtagctccgttttcaacttgctactagtttatggactcatgacaacgtgtactttttaatggtacctcggtcaatgtgaaattccatcaggagcaaaaaatcaacatttgatcccttctcggtcaacgacggtcaaacatGGTCAACCTTGGcccaattttagaaatttccgatgtatttcgggacgggatgttacacgggtggtctggactgtcacaTTTGTCTTTTCTAATAACACTCTGCCATCTATTATTGTTAATTGCTACACTAACAACTCTTGTGCTGAAATATCATCTAGTAAAATTCCTACTCAAACAGAAACATCATCCCCTAACAATTTTGGTACAAGAACCCCATCCAAGAAAACTCCATCTCATGTAGGAATATCATCCAATAAAAATCCTACTCAAGTAAACACATTATCCTCTAACAATTTTGGTGAAGGAACTCAATCCAATGAGAGTCTATGTCATGCAAGAACCCCATAAGCTGAAAGTTCTACTCATGATGAAACATCAATATCTACTACCAAGAATTTCAATCCCAAATTCCATCTTTTCCCGAATCTCCTTTAACGGAAGAAATAGAAGCTCGAGAAGGAATACCAAAACCTAGTTCACTCGCGGAGTATCTTTGCATCCATGGCTGAATGGTTAAAGCGCCCAACCTATACCAACCGGGCAAATTCGTAGGTTCGATTCCTGCTAGATGCACTTGGAACGTTCAGTCTTATATACTGTGTTACGATCACCTCAACTCTTTCTGGCAGGAGTTCGAGTATCGGTGGAAGAACAAGCCTTTCTTCCACGACCACCTTTACTTTCCTTCAAAAAGGGATCGTGAGAGCGGTTATTAGCCAATGCGTCAGCCTGTGTGTCGACAGGTCATGATCGAGTCTAGTAGGAAAGGAAGGAGGGTGATAGACGAAGGCGTTGGTCCATCGGTGCCTTAGGTGCAATCATCTGCGCTAGtgtataaaaagaaattcaaaaaattgaCAGTAGCGAGGTGATATACTGTCTTGCCTCACTCTCACTGGGAACTTCAAGACTGGCTTTCTCACAGACAGGATTGCTACCAGGATTTGACCACTTAGGTCTACGTTGCCACGATATTGTTCTATGGAAGCGGGCGGGCTGAGAAGTTCGAACATAATACTAGGACTTACTAGATGAAAGACCGTGATTGGTGAAGGGCTTAAAAGCGCGTTAGGTAGTTGCTATCTATCGGATCTGTGTGCAGCAGGAAGTCGCAATCCATCTTCTTTCCGAAATTCGCAGATGAGATCGGCGACTTTGTTTTCGCGATCGAACCTTACCGGATGTGCTTGACGGTCCCCCATAATACGCTCACTTGGGGACCTCTTACTCCAGCTGTTCCAAGAGTCTCCGCTAGTTGGATCTTCCCAGTAGTTCATATAGGAGCTATAGCCGTTTCATTCCTTTTCGTTGTTATGATGTTCCATATTCAAATAGCGGAGATTCACGAAGAAGCTGGACACATAAAAAATTCTCGGCGTCgaaagatattttattttccgTAAGTAACTCAATGAGTGCTTTCTAAGGcttggaagaagaaaatgaaatacgAACAACCGCGCTGGTCGTAATAGATCGACTTTCATGCTAGTTCTTGCTCCAGCATGAAAGTTACATTTCAGGGAAGGACGACGTACCATGATACTTTAATTTTACTAAACTAATGTTCTTATAATGCTAATAAATATGACAAAATTTCACAGATATCATTTCATTTTAGTCCTATATTAATCTTATCCAATAAAACTTAATAAGTTAACATATTTTAACGAATAAAATATGTAATACATGATATACAATACAGTAACAAACAATACACACATTACggaaatatttttgcaattatataagttttataatacttattatttatacatatattaatttattctcttttaattgattttttttaaaattttaaaaacaaccaAATCTATTTAcaagattaaaaattattttactatttaaacataagtaaaatttaattttttaaatttatatgtatttttaatgaattgatAAGTTGGATAATAAATTAGgcataatttaacaaataaatttaaattttataaattttcacacaaaaaacttaatatattgtatttaaatttgttaaatttcaCAACATAAATACAACTCAACGCGTTTTCACGTCTATATACATACGCTATTGTGTCATGGTTTACTGCATATAATAATGCAGAAGGAAATTATACTGTCCAATGTGATTGACGTCCAATGCCGAAAATTTCCTaagtaaaaaccaaaaagtagacTATCCACAAATCTCATTCAAATTGATGTATtcgttaaaaattaaaattaacttaacTTTTAAGAAAGGTCATCTACTAAAGCCTTGtatgattattaaatttcttgaatattgatatttttctccaaaatgattaatttttttaaatttatacgtTTAAATCATCATAGACAACACTAGAGTGTAGATGCAGCCTTGAAGCCCTTGATTATTGACTCGGTACTTTCAAGTTCACATATAAAAACTATGTTGTGGGCTTATTGTAATCTGCCCAACTTTTTCGGccaatacatattaaaaaattggtTTTGAATCGTTCTCACATGTAAAAATTCCattctaaatttctttttttttttttttttttcttgttgtgatTCACCTTCGAAACAGCATCTTCACGATAATTGCAGCAGATGCAGACAAATAAAACCTGTCGTAACTCGTAAGTGCAAAATCACAGCATCGTCAATTTCTGGTGATCTATCACATGGTTCAGTAACATATGATTATTAAAACGCACAATTTCTTCATGGTCCAAGAAAACTATGGTCGATAATTGGAGAAAATATACAATGTCATTGCATAATAGCGCAAACTATCTTGTAAATAATATTACATCTTTGGCAGATAAATTACTAAAAAGCcattacaaaattaaagaacaaaaattttaaacattcgAATTGATGCATTGCTTGCTTTCCATTATTCAAATCTACATGATACGGTCAGTGAGAGAAGGAAGTCTTCTGAAGAAATTCAACGCAGGGGAAGGCATTCGATCTCGGAAGATCGGATGGCGGAGATAATAAAATCCAAATGCCATCGCCACCATCTTCGATGGGACCAAGTACAATATCATCGCTACGATGAAACACAATCCAACGAATATCCCCGTCGCACGTGGATCACGCCACGTCACCAACGCCTGCACCCTCTCGCCTTGCGTGGCAAAATACCCCAGCATTGTCTGCACCCTCATTCCAACTGCCCGTAGCTTGTCATACCTCATCTTCACCACATCCGCTGATCTGCTGCTCGGCACCGTATCAAATTCCTCATCAAGCTCTTCTCGATCAACGGTGTCCGCCAAAGAGAGTTTCGGATCAAAATGCGGAAGTGGGTCCCTCGATCGAAACCTGTAGTTCCACGCACCGATCACAAACACATAAAACGCTAGACTCGGGACTATCAGATCCGGAAACCACACAAGCATAACCAGCAATGCGTGAACGAGGATCGTAGCCGTTGGATTCTTCCACGATCTTGTATTGTCTACCCACCGTGCGATGTCGATCACACCGGCGATCACGTTTATGATCCTACACCAATTGGCACGCACTTTCCGCATACTGAATGACTGTGAGTCCGCATCCAGCATGTAAAGTACGACCTCCCGACGAAGCGGCGGTTCTGATCGTGACAAGTGTGCGGCTACGATGTTCACCGTCGTCTTTCTTAGCACATCCTGTTGGGCCATCCCAAGCGGCTTGACATGGTGCATCAACGGCAACAGAGACTGAGAGTACACGTGGAGCAAATCTAATGTGGGACTCATACGGACAAACCGTATAGCAATCTCCACCTCACCCATCTTCTTCATACCCATATTGGACAGCATAAACAACGGATACGTGTTTCTGTACACTTTCCCCGTAGCCAGAGTAGATATACGAATCCGTACCTTTCCAATTCTGAGATCAGAATGCGTGGCGCCTTTGGAACCGTCCGTTTCGAATACGTCGGAGCTATCAAAGACCCCGATGGTCAGCACCGTGCAGGGATCGTATACCTTGAAAGTGTACTGCTCGTTCCACTTGGGATCCATACGGTCCGTAACCGTGCGCGTACGGACCCACTTCGGACCGTATTTGGCGACGCAGTAGGCGTCGGTACACCCTTTACCGTTGACCGTTTTAAGCGGTATCAAGTTCTTACAACCTATAATGCCGAGCTCCACGGTGCCAACCGGCGGCTTCCAGAGCTGTCGGGCTGTGGGCCTGTAGTCACTGCACAAATGGGCCGCCTCGTCCATCACGTGATATCCACCATCGAAGCAAAGCTGGAGGTGTAATCTACCCCTGTAGGCTCTCTTTTTTTCGTTCGGATCGTCCAAGCTGACCCACCGGGAAGCAACTTTCCGGTCGTCAACCCGTCTTTCAATGGCAGTGAGTGGTATCCTGGCCAACCCGATTGAAAGTGGGCCCTTGGGTTGTCGGATATCGACGGTGAAGATCAGCTGGTCGGAGAACGGTTCGGCAGCAACGAACAGCAAGTCTTCGTTCCATGAGGGAGTGCCTGTTCCGGTAACTGAGGTTTTAGTCTTGAAAATTTGGGTCCCGAGCTGGGCTTTGACTTGGAAAGTGACTTCCTTCAACGACGTCGTAATGGGGAGGACGTCTTGGGCTTCGACCACCGTTGCTCGGAGATACCATAGTTTCGGGGACTGGTAGACTTTGGATTTGGACTTGGGATTTCCCGCAGTGTCAGTCTTCCACGCGTCGGGGAACGATTCGTCGGCTTGGGTGCCCAACCACGTGGCAAGCATGAGGTGGCCGTTATGTGCTCCACCTTCCTCCAGCCTGTACCACTGTGGGGCCAAAGGGCTGTCTGGTGGGTCCCGAAGTGGTATTTCAGTCACGTCGAAACAGATCCCGCCCAAGAAGTTCAGGCCGGCCACGTCGGATGCGGGATCTTGATTGGGTGGGTCCCAAACGGAGACTTCTAGAATGGAGGAAGAATCCGGTGACTCGCGGTTGAAGGCGAAGGTCTGGTCCCATTCGAAAAAAGCCGTCTTCCTTGCGGGTTTGGATCTGACGTGGTAGTTGGACACCGAAATTTTGACAACTGGACGGCCATTGGTTGGAAGACCCCGAGCTTTGACCACTCGGACGAAGAGGTAGTGCATCTTCTCCACCAGATCAAACGAGGACCTTTCGATTGTCATACTTTCCGATGATACGTCAGATGCAAAGCTCAAACCTCTTTTGATGGGCTGCGGACCATTGATTCCGGCGAACCTAACATCCGGCAACGGCTTAGAAACCGAAGCAGCAGCAGACATTGTCTCAATCCTATCTTTGGGTTCAAGAACAGCTTCTTCAGTCTcttcagcagcagcagcagttgAAGTCGGCTCAGTTTCTTTGGGCAAAGGTAATTCTGTCTCCGCAGTCGCCGGAGCGGGTGGCTCTTCACTTGCCTTCTCACCCTCAGACGGCGGTGGTTCTGCCGGTGCAGCTTCTTCGGGCTTCGGCTCCTGATCAGCCTTTTCCACCTCCTTAGACACATCCTCTGCCGGCTTCGACTCAGACTCACTAGGCTTCTGTGTCTCCGGCGGCACTGAAGGCTTAGCCTCCTCCACTACTTGAGGTGGTGCTGGTGCTGGCGGCGCAGGAGGTGCAGGAGGAGGCACAACTGCATCGACATAATAAACTTTGAGGCCAATATCGCCGGAGATCCAACTGAGCAAGTACTTCTTCTCCAAAGGGAAATAAATCAAAGCCTCCTCGCCTTTATGGACGAACTGGGAGGAACTCAACCTGATTTGGCCGAGAAAGTTGTTCCTTCTGGTGGGACCATAATTCTTGTCATGGTAAACATGCAGCTCCACAATATCCTCGAACACATTCGAAGGCTTCCCAACGTTGAATTCCAAAACCTCGTTCCACGTTGGGTTGATGTCCCGGGGGACAGTGTTGGTCCGTTTTCGCTGGCCGTAGTAGTCCACCTGAACGTATGGGCTGGAGGATCCATGGCCGTCTTTTGGCAAAAGGTTTCGAGCGTCCACAACTTCCACTATAAGTTTTCGGGTGGTGGCCATGGTTAATTAAGCTCTCTCAGTACATATGCATGCAGTGGAAGAATCACATGGAGGGTTGTTGAATTAAAGCAATTTGAcacagaaagaaagagagagaaagggctTTGCTTTAATTTGATGTGaagatatgtatgtatatttttgtttttgtatagtTTGTTGTGTATTCATTTGTTTATACTATGAAGTAGTAAAAAATgggaatttaattaaatcagagaagaaaaaagaaaagcagtGGTGGAGTGGAAGTCCTAGTTGTAAGCATGGTAAGGGAAAAAGGGAAAACTAAAGGTGCTTAACTTGAAGAGCAAGAATTAAGCTTTTTAGAAAACTTAATGAGGGGTAGTGAATGGTGATGATCATC contains the following coding sequences:
- the LOC107433514 gene encoding multiple C2 domain and transmembrane region protein 16; translation: MATTRKLIVEVVDARNLLPKDGHGSSSPYVQVDYYGQRKRTNTVPRDINPTWNEVLEFNVGKPSNVFEDIVELHVYHDKNYGPTRRNNFLGQIRLSSSQFVHKGEEALIYFPLEKKYLLSWISGDIGLKVYYVDAVVPPPAPPAPPAPAPPQVVEEAKPSVPPETQKPSESESKPAEDVSKEVEKADQEPKPEEAAPAEPPPSEGEKASEEPPAPATAETELPLPKETEPTSTAAAAEETEEAVLEPKDRIETMSAAASVSKPLPDVRFAGINGPQPIKRGLSFASDVSSESMTIERSSFDLVEKMHYLFVRVVKARGLPTNGRPVVKISVSNYHVRSKPARKTAFFEWDQTFAFNRESPDSSSILEVSVWDPPNQDPASDVAGLNFLGGICFDVTEIPLRDPPDSPLAPQWYRLEEGGAHNGHLMLATWLGTQADESFPDAWKTDTAGNPKSKSKVYQSPKLWYLRATVVEAQDVLPITTSLKEVTFQVKAQLGTQIFKTKTSVTGTGTPSWNEDLLFVAAEPFSDQLIFTVDIRQPKGPLSIGLARIPLTAIERRVDDRKVASRWVSLDDPNEKKRAYRGRLHLQLCFDGGYHVMDEAAHLCSDYRPTARQLWKPPVGTVELGIIGCKNLIPLKTVNGKGCTDAYCVAKYGPKWVRTRTVTDRMDPKWNEQYTFKVYDPCTVLTIGVFDSSDVFETDGSKGATHSDLRIGKVRIRISTLATGKVYRNTYPLFMLSNMGMKKMGEVEIAIRFVRMSPTLDLLHVYSQSLLPLMHHVKPLGMAQQDVLRKTTVNIVAAHLSRSEPPLRREVVLYMLDADSQSFSMRKVRANWCRIINVIAGVIDIARWVDNTRSWKNPTATILVHALLVMLVWFPDLIVPSLAFYVFVIGAWNYRFRSRDPLPHFDPKLSLADTVDREELDEEFDTVPSSRSADVVKMRYDKLRAVGMRVQTMLGYFATQGERVQALVTWRDPRATGIFVGLCFIVAMILYLVPSKMVAMAFGFYYLRHPIFRDRMPSPALNFFRRLPSLTDRIM